Proteins found in one Rhinolophus ferrumequinum isolate MPI-CBG mRhiFer1 chromosome 9, mRhiFer1_v1.p, whole genome shotgun sequence genomic segment:
- the TMEM50A gene encoding transmembrane protein 50A, whose protein sequence is MSGFLEGLRCSECIDWGEKRNTIASIAAGVLFFTGWWIIIDAAVIYPSMDEFNHSYHACGVIATIAFLMINAVSNGQVRGDSYSEGCMGQTGARIWLFIGFMLAFGSLIASMWILFGGYVAKEKSVVYPGIAVFFQNAFIFFGGLVFKFGRTEDLWQ, encoded by the exons ATGTCTGGATTTCTAGAAGGCTTAAGATGCTCAGAATGCATTGATTGGGGGGAAAAACGCAATACTATTGCTTCCATTGCTGCTGGTGTTCTG ttttttacaGGCTGGTGGATTATCATAGATGCAGCTGTCATTTACCCCTCTATGGACGAGTTCAACCATTCATACCATGCCTGTGGTGTTATAGCAACCATAGCCTTCCTAAT GATCAATGCAGTATCGAACGGACAAGTCCGGGGTGATAGTTACAGTGAAGGTTGCATGGGGCAAACAG gtGCTCGCATTTGGCTGTTCATTGGTTTCATGTTGGCCTTTGGCTCTCTGATAGCATCTATGTGGATTCTCTTTGGAGGTTATGTTGCTAAAG aaaaatccGTAGTATACCCTGGAATTGCCGTATTTTTCCaaaatgccttcatcttttttgG AGGACTGGTTTTTAAATTTGGCCGCACTGAAGACCTATGGCAGTGA